The Thermovibrio guaymasensis genomic interval TTGGCCAAAGCGGGAGCTCTTCCCTCCGGCTAAAACGGCTGCCGTTATCAGTGGCCACCTCCTTGGGCCATCTTAAAGGCGTGTTTTATTAAGGGAGCAAAGCTCCTCAAGTTCTGCTCAACTGCCTTCCTAGAACCTGGAAGGTTTATGACCATACACTTTGGACTTAAAAAGCCAACCTTTCCCCTACTCATTATGGCTTTAGGGGTAAACTTTACTCCCAATACCCTCATAGCCTCTTCAAAACCGATCATCTCCTTCTTTAAGAGGGGCTCTGTAGCCTCCGGAGTAACGTCCCTTTCGCTAAATCCCGTTCCTCCGGTGGTAACGATTAAGTTAGCCCCTTTCTCCTCAAACTCCCTTATTGCCCTTTGGATTTCTTTAACGTCATCTGGAACTATTTTCCTTCCAATTACCTCTGCCCCAAACTCTTTTAAAATCTCCTCAGCCAAGGGGCCACTTTTATCTTCCCTATCTCCCCTTGCGGCAGAGTCGCTTACAGTTATGACTGCAGCAGTTAGGCCAGTTAAGTCTTCCGCCCAGTCGCTCTTCCCTCCGCTCTTGGATACTACTTGAACTCCCTCAATTACCATGTTCTTATCAAAGGCCTTACACATGTCAAAGATGTTAAGTAGTGCCATCATCACGGCGTTCATGGCTTCAACTTCGTAACCTGTTCTCCAGATTCCCCTAACTTCTGCTTCAACCTCTACGTAATCCTCCCCTACTTTAGTTTCAACTTCAATGTGATCAATAGGTATGGGGTGGCAGAAGGGCATTATGTCGGCTGTCTTTTTGGCACCGATTATCCCTGCAATTTGGGAAGCTGAAAGGACGTCACCTTTCGGGATTTTCTTTTCCAGAATTAGTTTTACTGTTTCTGGGGAAAGCTTTATCCTTCCCTTGGCTTTTGCCGTTCTTAAGTTGTTAAACTTGTAGGTAATGTCGGCCGTTTTCATTCCTTTACCTCCGGAGCTCTTTAAGACTAACAGTATTATATAAATCGGAGGGAGTATGGTTGAAAGGTTGATTCCTACTTTGGTTATCTCCCTAAACGTCCTTTACTTGTTTAGGGAAATTAGGTTTATTCACCTGTTAAGCGGTTTTCTACTTGGAGGCCTTTTAGTATACAGGAGCTTTAAGGTAGGCTATCCTCCCCTCTTTACGCCCTTTGACTCAATTTCCCTCTTCTCCTCCCTCTTTTTCGTTTCTGCTTACTTCCTTAAAGCCGGTAGGTCTACGTCCGTTTTAGGCATTCTCCTAACCCTTCCCCTAATACTTGTGAACCCTGGAGTTAGGGAAATCCCGCTGGTAGTGAGGACTCCCCTCTTCTTCCTTCACGTTGGGACGGCTTTTCTCTCTTACACTCTCTTCGTTCTCTCCTCCCTCTTTGCTCTCTACTCCTTAATTAGACGGGAACTCCCCTACATAAAACTCCTCCTTGTCGGCCACTACCTTTTCATTCTATCCCTCTTCTTTGGCGGAATCTGGGCATACCTTGCCTGGGGAGACATTTTCCCTTTAGAGCCCAAAACCTTCTTTTCCCTATTCCTTTGGCTCTTTGCTTCCTTGACCCTCCACTTAAAGTTTGAACCCTCTTTAAAAAGGTTCATCCCCTACTTTACTGTAGCCCTTGCACCCCTTGTTCTCTTTGTTTACCTTGGAGTTAACTACCTCTTCGGAGGAACCCATGGTTTTTAGGTCTGTTAAACTTTTCGCCTTTTTGGTTTTTACCTTTTTTCTCTCCGGTTTTTCTTCCCTCTTACTTTCCAGCGGTATTCTCCACTCTTTTGAAGTTCCCTATTTATTTCCTCTCTTTCCGCCCCTCCTGAAGCTCGGAATTGTTTCTCTTTTCCTTTCCCTTCTTCTTATTTCACTTCAGACCCTCTACTGTGCCATTTCTAACCGGTTTATTCCTCTAATTTTCCACTCCTTCCTTGCCTTTTCAACTTTTCTCGTTTTGCTTTTTCCCTTAACCTCTAAAACTTTTAGTTTCTACCTCTACCCCGGCACTTTTGTTGAGCTTGAGGGTAAAAAAGTTGCCCTTGAGGAGGTTTTCCCCTCTAGTAAAGGCTTTTACCTGAAAGTCTTTATTGAAGAGGGAGGTAAAAGGGAAGAGGGTAAAGTCTCTTTCAACTCCCCCTTCAAAAGCAGTTTTGGAACCCTTTGGTTTTCAGGAATTGATAGGAGCTCCCCTTACCCGGCCTTCAAGTTTAAACTCCTTGAGCCCACTCCTTTTCCTCTCTTTTTATTTTTGAGCGCTCTCTTAACTGTTTTGAGTGGATTGTTCTATACTTTAATTAGTCTTAAAAGGGAGGGATAAGATGTATACAAAGCAGGAGGAGAGGGAGCTCCAGAAACTTACAGATGAACTCCTTAAGTTCATTGAAGGTAAGACGAAAGATTACTGGAAAAAGCTCTCAACAGAAGAGGCTAGAGAGATTGCAGAGAAGTTGAGGAAGGTAATCCGCTACCACGACTATAAGTACTACGTTCAGGCAAATCCGGTAATCTCAGACTACCAGTACGATAAGCTCTTCCATGTACTTA includes:
- the ccsA gene encoding cytochrome c biogenesis protein CcsA → MVERLIPTLVISLNVLYLFREIRFIHLLSGFLLGGLLVYRSFKVGYPPLFTPFDSISLFSSLFFVSAYFLKAGRSTSVLGILLTLPLILVNPGVREIPLVVRTPLFFLHVGTAFLSYTLFVLSSLFALYSLIRRELPYIKLLLVGHYLFILSLFFGGIWAYLAWGDIFPLEPKTFFSLFLWLFASLTLHLKFEPSLKRFIPYFTVALAPLVLFVYLGVNYLFGGTHGF
- the moaCB gene encoding bifunctional molybdenum cofactor biosynthesis protein MoaC/MoaB, encoding MKTADITYKFNNLRTAKAKGRIKLSPETVKLILEKKIPKGDVLSASQIAGIIGAKKTADIMPFCHPIPIDHIEVETKVGEDYVEVEAEVRGIWRTGYEVEAMNAVMMALLNIFDMCKAFDKNMVIEGVQVVSKSGGKSDWAEDLTGLTAAVITVSDSAARGDREDKSGPLAEEILKEFGAEVIGRKIVPDDVKEIQRAIREFEEKGANLIVTTGGTGFSERDVTPEATEPLLKKEMIGFEEAMRVLGVKFTPKAIMSRGKVGFLSPKCMVINLPGSRKAVEQNLRSFAPLIKHAFKMAQGGGH